In methanogenic archaeon ISO4-H5, the following are encoded in one genomic region:
- a CDS encoding transposase, which produces MNPLNSFMEKAIGIVPPWFVKSVEYDGVETVNVELGFDRKHRPAAPACPRCGGECSYYDMVEKTWRHTDVCDWMCIVHGVIPRVKCGSCGSVTRINAPWASDSISKFTQKFEEKVIGLTKKMPVSDVCKEMRLDDSTVWTIIERHVDRCMDHQDLAYVDTYYVDEKCIRKGRRYLSTFLDQNHRVIYVGEDNTSETVRGFREHLESRNGCAGNIRHISMDMGAGFKKGAEEYFPDAEPTFDRFHVTEHMTEAVNDTKKREYCDLVNYTPDERGMMKGQKYLFLKNYDNLDDGKKGKLHDLLSIFHDLGIVYRFKETLRKLWDMSCKFDAWKFLMDWIESARRTGIPELIKVTNLLENHSKGILNWYDSHISNGVMEGFNSVLHAFKGRARGYRSFERYRTMIYLRCSGLC; this is translated from the coding sequence ATGAATCCTCTCAACAGTTTCATGGAGAAGGCAATCGGAATCGTCCCGCCTTGGTTCGTGAAGTCTGTGGAATATGACGGGGTGGAGACCGTCAATGTCGAATTGGGATTCGACAGGAAGCACAGGCCGGCTGCTCCGGCCTGTCCCCGCTGCGGCGGGGAATGCAGCTATTACGATATGGTGGAGAAGACCTGGAGACACACGGATGTCTGCGACTGGATGTGTATCGTTCACGGTGTAATCCCCAGAGTGAAATGCGGATCATGCGGCAGCGTGACCAGAATCAACGCCCCCTGGGCATCGGATTCCATCAGCAAGTTCACGCAGAAATTCGAGGAGAAGGTCATCGGTCTGACGAAGAAGATGCCCGTCTCCGACGTATGCAAAGAGATGCGGCTTGACGACAGCACGGTCTGGACCATCATCGAAAGACACGTGGACCGCTGCATGGATCATCAGGATCTGGCTTATGTGGACACTTATTACGTGGACGAGAAATGCATCAGGAAAGGCCGCCGTTATCTCAGTACCTTCCTGGACCAGAACCACAGGGTAATCTATGTGGGAGAGGACAACACCTCCGAGACGGTGAGAGGATTCAGGGAACATCTGGAATCCCGCAACGGATGTGCCGGTAACATCCGGCACATCAGCATGGACATGGGCGCCGGTTTCAAGAAAGGTGCCGAAGAGTACTTTCCCGACGCCGAACCGACGTTCGACAGATTCCATGTCACCGAACACATGACCGAAGCAGTCAACGATACCAAGAAACGCGAATACTGCGACCTGGTGAACTACACTCCCGACGAACGGGGGATGATGAAAGGGCAGAAGTACCTGTTCCTGAAGAACTACGACAACCTGGATGACGGGAAGAAAGGGAAACTGCACGATCTGCTGTCGATATTCCACGATCTGGGAATAGTGTACAGGTTCAAAGAGACCTTACGGAAACTCTGGGACATGTCCTGCAAGTTTGATGCGTGGAAATTCCTGATGGATTGGATCGAGTCTGCCAGGAGAACAGGGATTCCGGAATTGATCAAGGTGACGAACCTGCTGGAGAATCATTCGAAAGGTATTCTCAATTGGTATGATTCGCATATCAGCAACGGTGTGATGGAAGGGTTCAACAGCGTTCTTCATGCATTCAAAGGCCGTGCAAGGGGATACCGCAGTTTCGAGAGATACCGGACGATGATCTACCTCCGCTGTTCCGGATTGTGCTGA
- a CDS encoding peptidyl-prolyl cis-trans isomerase, with amino-acid sequence MVNQVRAAHILVPDEKKAKDLKAKIDAGEDFAELAKKWSHCPSKKKGGDLGWFKKGDMVPEFETAAFTAKTGDVVGPVKTQFGWHIIKILGTK; translated from the coding sequence ATGGTAAATCAGGTACGTGCGGCCCATATCCTCGTTCCGGATGAGAAGAAGGCCAAAGACCTCAAAGCGAAGATCGATGCGGGCGAGGATTTCGCCGAGCTCGCCAAGAAATGGTCCCACTGCCCCTCCAAGAAGAAAGGCGGGGACCTGGGCTGGTTCAAGAAGGGTGACATGGTCCCGGAGTTCGAGACCGCGGCCTTCACGGCCAAGACCGGCGATGTGGTCGGCCCCGTGAAGACACAGTTCGGCTGGCACATCATCAAGATCCTGGGCACCAAGTGA
- a CDS encoding transcriptional regulator HxlR family, translating into MKGTPRTDCAVDAAMSVIEGRWKTVIICILARNGEPMRFNQLINKIEGISPRIFTLQLRELESDGIITRNVVSTSPKYVEYSLSEKGLSLIPILQMLADWGLKHMFSNMVSFPGDVVSEPDKADV; encoded by the coding sequence ATGAAAGGCACTCCCAGGACCGATTGTGCTGTCGACGCCGCCATGTCGGTGATCGAAGGCAGATGGAAGACCGTAATCATCTGCATCCTCGCCAGGAACGGCGAGCCCATGAGGTTCAATCAGCTGATTAACAAGATCGAAGGCATCTCGCCCAGGATCTTCACCCTGCAGCTCAGGGAACTGGAGAGCGACGGCATCATCACCAGGAACGTCGTATCCACCTCGCCCAAATATGTCGAGTACTCGCTCTCCGAGAAGGGACTGAGTCTCATCCCCATCCTCCAGATGCTCGCCGACTGGGGACTCAAGCACATGTTCTCCAACATGGTCTCCTTCCCCGGCGACGTCGTTTCCGAGCCTGACAAGGCCGACGTCTGA
- a CDS encoding archaeal histone yields the protein MGLFSRKKKSEEEEEVRKPVDRFDRSVYVQTSTQKTAGKKTDSKKTKGEKTMAEKKTAEKKPAAKPAAKKETAAKKTETKKAAAKPAAEKKTAAKPAAKTAAKPAAKETAAKKEPAKKPAAKAAAPKEKKVWHITKRDDENKWQVKCEGNSKATKLFNTKKEAEEYVKSLTANNEGSRVVAHKKDGKFQKK from the coding sequence ATGGGACTCTTCAGCAGGAAGAAAAAGTCCGAGGAGGAAGAGGAGGTCAGGAAACCTGTCGACAGATTCGACAGGAGTGTTTACGTTCAGACCAGCACCCAGAAGACTGCTGGTAAGAAAACCGATTCCAAGAAAACCAAAGGGGAGAAAACAATGGCAGAGAAAAAGACCGCCGAGAAGAAACCTGCTGCGAAACCCGCAGCAAAGAAAGAGACCGCAGCCAAGAAGACGGAGACCAAGAAGGCCGCCGCCAAGCCCGCTGCAGAGAAGAAGACTGCAGCTAAACCCGCAGCTAAGACCGCGGCAAAACCGGCAGCGAAAGAGACCGCTGCCAAGAAGGAACCCGCCAAGAAACCTGCCGCCAAAGCTGCCGCACCCAAAGAGAAGAAGGTCTGGCACATCACCAAGCGCGATGACGAGAACAAATGGCAGGTAAAGTGCGAGGGCAACAGCAAGGCCACCAAACTCTTCAACACCAAGAAGGAAGCCGAGGAGTACGTGAAGAGCCTCACCGCCAACAACGAGGGCTCCAGGGTCGTCGCTCACAAGAAGGACGGCAAATTCCAGAAGAAGTGA